One segment of Luteitalea sp. DNA contains the following:
- a CDS encoding cupin domain-containing protein, which produces MFRLGMTALVLSLAALGGVDAQPSAESTKVTPLLTKPLVGIDGKEAVMLTVEYAPGVSSDAHRHNANTFVYVLEGSVVMQVAGGEPVTLTEGQTFYESPSDIHSVSRNASETERARILVFFVKDEGAPTTVPMQ; this is translated from the coding sequence ATGTTCAGACTGGGAATGACCGCGCTCGTTTTATCACTCGCCGCCCTGGGTGGCGTAGATGCACAACCATCCGCGGAATCCACGAAAGTGACGCCCCTCCTCACGAAGCCGTTAGTTGGCATCGACGGCAAGGAGGCCGTGATGCTCACCGTCGAATACGCGCCGGGAGTGAGCTCGGACGCCCACCGGCACAACGCGAACACGTTCGTATACGTGCTCGAGGGCTCCGTGGTCATGCAGGTGGCGGGCGGGGAGCCAGTGACGTTGACCGAGGGGCAAACATTCTACGAATCGCCCAGCGACATTCACTCTGTCTCGCGCAACGCCAGCGAGACCGAGCGGGCGCGAATTCTTGTCTTCTTCGTCAAAGACGAAGGCGCGCCAACCACCGTACCAATGCAGTGA